In the Thalassoglobus sp. JC818 genome, one interval contains:
- a CDS encoding DUF1080 domain-containing protein, producing MSACAVQLRLRRLSLLVPVLFGISVADVTGQEASAEKVLFDGKTLDGWDGDPRFWRVEEGAIVGETTADNKAEQNTFLIYRGGEFGNFDLSFEYQVKGYNSGVQYRSQEIGEWSIGGYQCDFEDQWHSTDSGKVDKFSGMFFDEKGRMFMGQRGDAVVVRTNPENGKKPLIEKIGTVGDPADLEEAIHRHGWNRCRVIANDFQFVHIINDRVMSIGIDEDTEHRKSSGLIAFQLHSGPPMQIKIRNLKVRELAND from the coding sequence ATGAGTGCTTGTGCGGTTCAACTGCGTCTTCGACGACTGTCGCTTCTCGTTCCTGTCCTCTTTGGAATTTCGGTTGCTGATGTTACCGGTCAGGAAGCGAGCGCTGAAAAGGTTCTCTTCGACGGAAAAACACTCGACGGTTGGGATGGCGATCCTCGATTCTGGCGAGTCGAAGAAGGCGCCATCGTTGGAGAGACGACAGCAGACAACAAAGCTGAGCAGAACACATTTCTGATTTATCGCGGCGGAGAGTTTGGCAACTTTGACTTGAGCTTTGAGTATCAGGTGAAAGGGTACAACTCGGGTGTCCAATACCGCAGCCAGGAAATTGGCGAGTGGAGTATTGGCGGCTACCAGTGCGATTTTGAAGATCAGTGGCATTCCACTGACTCCGGAAAAGTGGATAAGTTTTCCGGGATGTTCTTCGACGAAAAGGGGCGAATGTTTATGGGCCAGCGCGGCGATGCAGTCGTCGTTCGGACGAACCCCGAGAATGGCAAGAAGCCACTGATCGAGAAGATCGGAACCGTTGGAGATCCGGCCGACCTCGAAGAAGCAATTCATCGCCACGGCTGGAATCGTTGCCGCGTGATTGCGAATGACTTTCAGTTTGTTCACATCATCAACGATCGGGTCATGTCGATCGGGATCGATGAAGACACCGAGCATCGGAAGTCATCCGGTCTGATCGCCTTTCAGCTTCATTCGGGCCCACCGATGCAAATCAAGATTCGCAACTTGAAAGTTCGTGAACTGGCGAACGACTGA
- a CDS encoding alpha/beta hydrolase, producing MPLHPQAEAFLAAVAAQNRPGWEEMTPEEARTVFDGLQEVFGEGADLPVVRDETVGSGIRVRCYSPSTELPESVVLYFHGGGWVLGDLESHDSLCRNLCAASGVQVVSVDYRRPPEHRYPAAIDDCHEVFKILRSEPGRFGIDPSKIVIAGDSAGGNLAAAVALRAKAEGDIQPAAQVLIYPAIEPNFESDSYRQFGTGFGLTAANMQWFWNHYLGPEIVLEKFPYAALRGRHSLKGLPETFVVLAEYDVLHSEGQAFASSMISEGSNVQVKAYPGMLHGFVHFAAVFDSSREAIADMADFIQKVAQR from the coding sequence ATGCCACTTCATCCGCAAGCCGAAGCGTTTCTGGCAGCCGTCGCTGCGCAGAATCGTCCCGGATGGGAAGAGATGACTCCGGAAGAAGCCCGGACAGTCTTTGACGGTCTACAAGAAGTCTTCGGCGAAGGGGCAGATCTCCCCGTGGTCCGTGACGAGACCGTCGGTTCGGGAATTCGGGTGCGGTGTTATTCTCCGTCGACAGAATTGCCAGAGTCGGTCGTCCTCTACTTTCATGGTGGTGGATGGGTTTTGGGAGACCTGGAATCGCACGACAGCCTTTGTCGCAATCTTTGTGCTGCATCGGGAGTGCAAGTCGTGTCCGTCGACTATCGACGTCCGCCAGAACACCGCTACCCAGCTGCCATCGACGATTGTCACGAGGTCTTCAAAATTCTCCGCTCGGAACCGGGACGGTTCGGAATTGATCCTTCCAAAATTGTCATCGCAGGTGACAGCGCTGGCGGAAATCTAGCTGCGGCGGTTGCGCTCAGAGCAAAGGCAGAGGGAGATATTCAACCAGCAGCCCAAGTTCTGATTTATCCCGCGATTGAACCGAACTTCGAATCCGATTCATATCGACAATTCGGGACCGGCTTCGGACTGACCGCTGCGAATATGCAATGGTTCTGGAATCACTATCTGGGACCGGAAATTGTCCTCGAGAAGTTCCCGTATGCAGCTTTGAGAGGACGGCATTCGTTGAAGGGGCTGCCGGAAACATTTGTCGTTCTGGCTGAGTATGATGTTCTTCACAGCGAGGGACAGGCATTCGCTTCGAGCATGATTTCGGAGGGGAGTAACGTCCAGGTCAAGGCTTATCCGGGCATGCTTCACGGGTTCGTTCACTTCGCAGCAGTTTTTGATTCCAGTCGGGAAGCCATCGCTGACATGGCGGATTTCATTCAGAAGGTGGCTCAGCGTTAA
- a CDS encoding PQQ-dependent sugar dehydrogenase: protein MFRCAASVSLCCFALSVMSANFLSAEETTLKTEQLAKFALTQAGDPEKGKELFRSEEVTKCLICHKVGSEGGAIGPDLTMIGGKFDRPHLIESLLEPSRQIVEGYRTSSLVMSDGRILNGIVKPKSETEVTLLTVEGKSRDILREEIDQQQVSDVSLMPEGLAQHLSSEQFADLIAYLETLRPEGRGKPGESIHGPIRVADGYEVETILTGLDGATALEVLPDGRILICEQTGKVRVVENGKLLPEPFVTLPVDSSWERGVIGVTVDPEFPKVPYVYVCWVAADPYPHHRVSRFEADGNVAIASSEKVLLVGDNQNEMGGKVPNGHQGGALHFGPDGDLFIGIGEQTAGEPAQHLDTFLGKILRINKDGSIPADNPLLDQTSGKYQAIWASGARNPFTFAFRKSDGLMLINDVGGKFEEVNRGVKGVNYGWPTVDHGPQPSDSQYAGPVHWYPQASISGGDFAPKEFSSKWEGDYFFADFVHGWIKRLNPDQPDQVSDFAAGLRRPVDLRFGDDGSLYVLLRNAWVIDNKFAGGTGSLVRFRPKSVDDSQASKTSGVQLDSDAKDSSAADLPAFQVTTPRATYFLEKTGAGLSSLLDRDGNDWLGFHPAAKSGAAGEYRGFPNAVYKEGGNFFHALNQATDPSSTGVVEQSERKVVVEAVSGNGEWAALYEFFPKHFTWTMTKMPADRHYWVLYEGTPGGEFDENDWWMSSDQSSPQVMSVNHEGDLPSPEWMAFGDHQLDRALLIVHHEDDDHADRFYQMQNKMTVFGFGRQGIDRLIDSVPQSFSLTFVDQPNAEKLSSRALELIEFHNSTRDKNTQPDSND from the coding sequence ATGTTTCGATGTGCGGCTTCTGTGAGTCTCTGTTGTTTCGCGCTCTCGGTAATGTCAGCGAATTTCTTGTCCGCTGAAGAAACGACTTTAAAGACTGAACAACTCGCAAAGTTCGCACTGACACAAGCTGGAGATCCAGAGAAGGGAAAGGAACTCTTTCGAAGCGAGGAAGTCACGAAGTGCCTGATCTGCCACAAGGTCGGTTCTGAGGGAGGAGCCATTGGACCAGATCTGACGATGATCGGCGGCAAGTTCGACCGGCCTCATCTCATTGAATCGCTCCTCGAACCGTCTCGGCAAATCGTCGAGGGATATCGAACCAGTTCGCTGGTGATGAGTGATGGACGAATTCTCAACGGCATCGTCAAACCGAAGTCGGAGACTGAAGTCACACTGTTGACGGTCGAAGGCAAGAGTCGTGACATCCTTCGGGAAGAGATTGATCAGCAGCAAGTGAGCGATGTTTCATTGATGCCCGAAGGTCTTGCTCAACATCTTTCCAGCGAGCAGTTCGCCGATCTCATTGCATATCTGGAGACTCTTCGACCGGAAGGGCGCGGAAAGCCGGGGGAATCGATTCACGGGCCAATTCGCGTTGCAGATGGCTATGAAGTGGAAACGATTCTGACCGGGCTGGATGGGGCAACCGCCCTCGAAGTGTTACCGGATGGCCGCATCTTGATTTGCGAGCAAACCGGGAAAGTGCGCGTCGTCGAAAATGGAAAGTTGCTGCCGGAACCATTTGTGACTTTGCCTGTCGATTCATCCTGGGAGCGGGGAGTGATCGGGGTGACTGTTGATCCGGAGTTTCCGAAAGTTCCCTATGTCTATGTCTGTTGGGTGGCTGCCGATCCCTATCCTCATCACCGCGTGAGTCGATTCGAAGCCGACGGAAACGTTGCGATTGCCTCCAGCGAGAAGGTGCTTCTGGTGGGTGACAATCAAAACGAAATGGGAGGGAAGGTTCCGAACGGTCATCAGGGAGGGGCTTTGCACTTCGGGCCTGACGGGGATTTGTTTATCGGAATTGGCGAACAAACTGCCGGCGAGCCCGCGCAGCATCTCGATACGTTTCTCGGGAAGATTCTGCGAATTAATAAGGACGGAAGCATTCCCGCTGACAATCCACTTCTAGATCAGACTTCAGGAAAATATCAGGCGATCTGGGCGTCTGGGGCTCGAAATCCCTTCACGTTCGCATTCCGGAAATCTGATGGTCTGATGCTGATCAATGACGTTGGCGGTAAATTTGAAGAGGTGAATAGGGGAGTCAAGGGAGTCAACTATGGATGGCCAACAGTCGATCACGGCCCTCAACCGAGTGACTCTCAATATGCAGGTCCAGTTCACTGGTATCCGCAAGCATCGATTTCCGGCGGAGATTTTGCTCCGAAAGAGTTCTCATCCAAATGGGAGGGAGACTACTTCTTCGCTGACTTTGTGCATGGTTGGATCAAGCGGCTCAATCCGGATCAGCCGGACCAGGTTTCCGACTTCGCCGCTGGGCTGCGACGCCCGGTTGATTTGCGTTTCGGAGACGATGGGTCTTTGTACGTCCTGCTTCGAAATGCCTGGGTGATCGACAACAAGTTCGCGGGCGGAACGGGTTCGCTCGTGAGATTTCGACCGAAATCAGTAGATGATTCACAGGCTTCGAAAACATCAGGCGTTCAACTCGACAGCGATGCCAAAGACTCGTCAGCGGCAGATCTCCCCGCATTTCAGGTGACGACACCGCGAGCGACCTACTTTCTCGAGAAAACCGGAGCAGGCTTGAGCAGTCTGCTCGATCGAGACGGAAACGACTGGCTTGGTTTTCATCCAGCTGCAAAAAGTGGTGCTGCCGGTGAATATCGCGGATTTCCGAATGCGGTTTACAAAGAGGGAGGAAACTTCTTTCACGCTCTAAATCAGGCGACCGACCCATCTTCGACAGGTGTTGTTGAACAGTCCGAACGGAAAGTTGTTGTCGAAGCAGTCTCCGGAAACGGAGAGTGGGCTGCGTTGTACGAATTCTTTCCGAAGCACTTCACCTGGACGATGACCAAAATGCCGGCCGATCGCCATTATTGGGTGCTGTATGAGGGAACACCCGGAGGGGAGTTCGATGAAAATGACTGGTGGATGTCGAGTGATCAATCATCACCGCAAGTCATGTCTGTGAATCATGAGGGGGACCTCCCCTCACCGGAATGGATGGCGTTCGGTGATCATCAGCTCGATCGAGCACTGCTGATTGTCCATCACGAAGACGACGACCATGCAGACCGCTTCTATCAGATGCAGAACAAAATGACGGTCTTCGGGTTCGGCAGACAGGGAATCGATCGGCTGATCGATTCTGTCCCTCAATCGTTCTCACTGACCTTCGTTGATCAGCCGAATGCCGAAAAACTGTCTTCCCGTGCTTTGGAACTCATCGAGTTTCACAACTCCACTCGCGACAAGAACACTCAACCAGATTCGAATGATTGA